A window of Apium graveolens cultivar Ventura chromosome 8, ASM990537v1, whole genome shotgun sequence contains these coding sequences:
- the LOC141679929 gene encoding uncharacterized protein LOC141679929, whose amino-acid sequence METKGPHTCVNPNISQDHYNLSSANIAHVITTQIAADPSVSEKVLEAIVVSHFGYRPSRRKIRHAREMTEKLYSSLLKSPMIFDWYFKEHDLGEPIAEVVTFKRVFWALKPCIDAFPYCILVLLIDGTHLYDKYGGVLLTATAVDGFNHLLPVAFIVVERENKASWSWFMERVKKKVVLQRRDVCVISDRHKGIISVMNNPELWWFEPLSHHRFCSRHLAANFGKEFKKRVEG is encoded by the exons atgGAAACTAAAGGTCCTCATACATGTGTCAACCCAAACATCTCACAGGATCACTACAACTTGAGCTCTGCAAATATTGCACATGTCATTACTACACAGATAGCTGCAGATCCAAGTGTCTCGGAGAAGGTATTAGAGGCTATTGTTGTGAGCCACTTTGGTTATAGACCTTCAAGAAGGAAGATTAGGCATGCAAGAGAGATGACAGAAAAACTATATTCAAGTCTTCTGAAGAGTCCTATGA TTTTTGATTGGTACTTCAAGGAGCATGATCTAGGAGAGCCTATAGCTGAG GTGGTGACATTCAAGCGAGTCTTTTGGGCATTGAAGCCTTGCATAGATGCATTTCCATACTGTATACTAGTACTTCTTATAGACGGTACACATCTGTACGACAAGTATGGTGGAGTCTTGCTGACAGCTACTGCAGTTGATGGTTTTAACCACCTTCTTCCAGTGGCATTTATAGTTGTTGAGCGAGAAAATAAGGCAAGTTGGTCTTGGTTTATGGAGAGGGTGAAGAAAAAGGTTGTCCTCCAAAGGAGAGATGTTTGTGTTATTTCAGATAGGCACAAGGGGATTATTTCTGTTATGAATAATCCGGAGCTTTGGTGGTTTGAACCACTTAGTCATCACCGGTTCTGCTCTAGACACCTAGCTGCAAATTTTGGGAAGGAGTTCAAGAAAAGGGTTGAAGGATAA
- the LOC141677722 gene encoding cellulose synthase-like protein D3 yields MALRSPRASQAQQDKGEGTSVVTYMRKTSSGRNVNYSREDLDSEISSSEIMNYTVHIPPTPDNQPMDPSITKRVEEQYVTSSIFTGGFNSVTRAHLMDKVIESETSHPQMAGTKGSICAIQGCDGKVMSDERGEDILPCECDFKICRDCYVDAVKTGENVCPGCKEPYKSTDFHEDIVENARSMLHLPFNVESKLERRLSSKIERRLSLVRSTSNSALVRSQPGDFDHTKWLFETGGTYGYGNAMWSKDGGLNNEKYGEASEPKEFLSKTWRPLTRKLKIPAAVISPYRLLIFVRMVVLALFLQWRIANPNDDARWLWLMSIICELWFAFSWLLDQLPKLCPVNRSTDLNVLKEKFESPSPGNPTGKSDLPGVDIFVSTADPEKEPPLVTANTILSILAADYPVDKLSCYVSDDGGSLLTFEAMAEAASFADLWVPFCRKHDIEPRNPESYFSMKRDPLRNKVRQDFVRDRRRVKREYDEFKVRINGLPDVIRRRSDAYNAREEMKAVKLQKERVGEEMPETLKIPKATWMADSTHWPGTWVTSNPDHSKGDHAGVIQVMLKPPSDESLHGADDDANPINFTEVDIRLPLLVYVSREKRPGYDHNKKAGAMNALVRASAVMSNGPFILNLDCDHYIYNSQAIREGMCFMMDRGGDRICYVQFPQRFEGIDPSDRYANHNTVFFDVNMCALDGLQGPVYVGTGCLFRRIALYGFDPPRSKEYNSGFWSCFSSRKKKRSASVASAPEINGSLRMGDLDDEGEMALPLFPKKFGNSSFLLESIPVAEFQGRPLADHPSVKHGRPPGALTAPRELLDASTVAEAISVISCWFEDKTEWGGRVGWIYGSVTEDVVTGYRMHNRGWRSIYCVTKRDAFRGTAPINLTDRLHQVLRWATGSVEIFFSRNNAFFASSKMKFLQRIAYLNVGIYPFTSFFLIVYCFLPALSLLSGQFIVQSLNIAFLVYLLAISLTLCMLAILEIKWSGIDLEEWWRNEQFWLIGGTSAHLAAVLQGLLKVIAGIEISFTLTSKSSGDENDEDFADLYIIKWSSLMIPPITIIFINMIAIAVGVSRTIYSTIPQWSRLLGGVFFSFWVLAHLYPFAKGLMGRRGRTPTIAFVWSGLIAITISLLWIAIDPPSGSTEIGGSFQFP; encoded by the exons ATGGCTCTTCGATCACCGAGAGCCTCCCAAGCACAGCAGGACAAGGGGGAAGGTACTTCTGTGGTGACTTATATGAGGAAGACTTCATCTGGTAGAAATGTCAATTATTCAAGAGAGGATTTAGATAGTGAGATTAGTAGTAGTGAAATTATGAACTATACTGTGCATATACCTCCTACACCCGATAATCAACCAATGGACCCTTCAATTACAAAAAGAGTTGAGGAGCAGTATGTGACGAGTTCTATATTTACCGGGGGGTTTAACAGTGTTACTCGTGCACATTTGATGGACAAAGTGATTGAATCAGAAACAAGCCATCCGCAGATGGCTGGAACCAAAGGGTCAATATGTGCTATACAGGGTTGTGATGGCAAAGTGATGAGCGATGAAAGGGGCGAAGATATTCTTCCTTGTGAGTGTGATTTTAAAATATGCAGAGATTGTTATGTTGATGCAGTGAAAACTGGTGAAAATGTTTGTCCCGGATGTAAAGAACCTTACAAGTCTACAGACTTCCATGAAGATATAGTGGAGAATGCACGGTCAATGTTGCACCTTCCATTTAATGTCGAATCGAAGCTGGAGAGGAGATTATCATCGAAGATAGAGAGAAGGTTGTCACTGGTTAGATCAACTAGTAACTCTGCACTCGTAAGAAGCCAACCTGGGGATTTTGATCATACTAAGTGGTTGTTCGAGACAGGTGGAACTTATGGATATGGGAATGCTATGTGGTCGAAAGACGGTGGACTGAACAATGAAAAATATGGCGAGGCTAGTGAGCCCAAAGAGTTTCTCAGTAAGACATGGAGGCCACTTACTCGCAAATTAAAAATACCTGCTGCAGTGATAAGTCCGTACAG GCTACTAATTTTTGTGAGGATGGTTGTCCTGGCATTGTTTCTCCAGTGGAGGATTGCTAACCCAAATGATGATGCAAGATGGCTCTGGCTTATGTcaattatttgtgaactttggTTTGCTTTTTCCTGGTTACTTGACCAACTTCCAAAGCTCTGTCCTGTTAACCGTTCTACTGACCTTAACGTTTTGAAAGAGAAGTTTGAATCACCAAGTCCAGGAAACCCTACTGGAAAATCGGATCTTCCTGGTGTAGATATATTTGTTTCTACAGCTGATCCAGAGAAAGAGCCGCCACTTGTTACCGCCAATACCATTCTTTCGATTTTGGCTGCTGACTATCCTGTTGATAAGCTTTCATGTTATGTTTCTGATGATGGAGGTTCCCTTTTAACCTTTGAAGCCATGGCAGAAGCTGCAAGTTTTGCTGATTTGTGGGTCCCATTCTGCCGGAAACATGACATTGAGCCAAGAAATCCAGAATCTTATTTCAGTATGAAGAGAGATCCTCTTAGGAATAAGGTGCGTCAAGATTTTGTCAGAGATCGAAGGCGAGTAAAACGTGAGTATGATGAGTTTAAAGTTCGAATTAATGGTCTTCCTGATGTGATCCGGAGACGTTCGGATGCTTACAATGCTCGGGAGGAGATGAAAGCTGTGAAACTTCAGAAAGAACGAGTCGGCGAAGAGATGCCGGAAACTTTAAAGATCCCTAAAGCTACTTGGATGGCAGATTCCACACATTGGCCTGGTACCTGGGTGACATCAAATCCAGATCACTCCAAGGGTGATCATGCAGGAGTCATACAG GTGATGTTGAAACCTCCAAGTGACGAATCCTTACACGGAGCTGATGATGATGCAAATCCTATTAATTTTACTGAAGTTGACATTCGGCTTCCACTTTTGGTTTATGTTTCACGTGAAAAACGCCCTGGCTATGACCACAATAAGAAGGCAGGGGCCATGAATGCTCTAGTTCGAGCCTCGGCCGTGATGTCGAATGGACCGTTCATTCTTAACCTAGACTGTGATCATTACATTTACAACTCCCAAGCAATAAGGGAAGGCATGTGTTTTATGATGGACCGAGGTGGTGATCGCATATGCTATGTTCAGTTCCCTCAGAGGTTTGAAGGAATTGACCCATCTGACCGTTATGCAAATCACAATACAGTCTTCTTTGATGTTAACATGTGTGCCCTAGATGGTCTCCAGGGTCCAGTCTATGTTGGTACTGGATGCCTATTTCGAAGAATTGCACTTTATGGTTTTGACCCACCAAGATCAAAAGAATACAACTCTGGTTTCTGGAGTTGTTTTTCCAGTCGGAAAAAGAAAAGGAGTGCATCTGTGGCTTCTGCTCCTGAAATAAACGGATCACTTAGAATGGGAGACTTGGACGACGAGGGAGAAATGGCCCTTCCTCTTTTCCCAAAGAAGTTCGGAAACTCAAGTTTTCTACTTGAATCTATCCCAGTGGCAGAATTCCAAGGCCGACCTCTTGCTGATCACCCTTCAGTAAAACATGGACGGCCTCCTGGCGCACTTACAGCCCCCCGAGAACTTCTGGATGCATCCACTGTTGCTGAGGCAATCAGTGTCATCTCATGTTGGTTCGAAGACAAAACTGAATGGGGTGGTCGAGTTGGGTGGATTTATGGTTCTGTAACTGAAGATGTGGTGACAGGATACAGGATGCATAACAGGGGTTGGAGATCTATCTATTGTGTGACAAAGAGGGATGCATTTCGAGGAACTGCACCTATAAATCTAACTGATAGACTCCACCAGGTTCTGCGGTGGGCTACTGGTTCTGTCGAGATTTTCTTTTCTCGTAATAATGCTTTTTTTGCCAGCTCAAAGATGAAATTTTTGCAAAGAATAGCCTACCTCAATGTTGGAATTTACCCGTTCACCTCATTTTTTCTCATCGTTTATTGTTTCCTCCCAGCACTTTCCCTCTTATCTGGACAATTTATTGTCCAGAGTCTCAACATCGCCTTTCTTGTATATCTTTTGGCTATTAGTTTGACTCTTTGTATGCTTGCCATTCTTGAGATCAAGTGGTCAGGGATTGACCTTGAAGAATGGTGGCGAAATGAACAATTCTGGTTAATCGGAGGCACGAGTGCCCATCTTGCTGCTGTTCTCCAGGGCCTGCTAAAAGTCATAGCAGGGATTGAAATATCATTTACCTTAACATCAAAATCATCAGGTGACGAGAATGACGAAGATTTTGCTGATCTCTATATAATCAAATGGTCGTCGCTGATGATTCCACCGATCACAATCATCTTCATCAACATGATAGCTATAGCAGTTGGTGTGAGCAGAACAATATACAGCACCATCCCACAATGGAGCCGTTTGCTGGGAGGAGTTTTCTTCAGTTTTTGGGTTTTGGCTCACCTCTACCCCTTTGCAAAAGGGCTCATGGGAAGACGTGGAAGGACACCAACAATTGCCTTTGTTTGGTCAGGGCTTATTGCAATCACAATCTCGCTCCTTTGGATAGCAATCGATCCTCCATCAGGTAGTACTGAGATCGGGGGTTCCTTTCAGTTCCCATAA
- the LOC141679930 gene encoding exopolygalacturonase-like: MAIPVVTAFQLIFVLISYCAAQDGSSNAKIYDVMKYGAVPNGKDDNSKQFWRAWEDACQWNGKGVMLIPKGIYKLYPVKFTGPCKGSTAVRIVGNLKASTDITVNPWINFQSVHRLIVEGNGTVDGEGASVWSRYGCKHNQTAHCQPLPISIGFNFVTNSKIRDLNMLNSKGVHMKVFSSQKVMITGVKITAPEDSPNTDGINISESRDIKVHECNIATGDDCVSMLNGNENVEIFHVACGPGHGISVGSLGESSAGKNMSMVKGLHVKNCSFSGTENGLRIKTWAPSEPGLVSDFVYENVEMENANNPIIVDQHYCPDEHCDKNPQSSIQIKNVTFNNIWGQSSTQIAVNIQCSSKVPCLQFKLQDINLDYNGRGVAKSECSNVYGQAYGREQPPGCL, encoded by the exons ATGGCTATACCAGTTGTCACAGCCTTTCAACTAATATTTGTGTTGATAAGCTATTGTGCTGCTCAAGACGGCTCCTCCAATGCCAAGATTTACGATGTTATGAAATATGGTGCTGTGCCTAATGGAAAGGATGATAACTCTAAG CAATTTTGGAGAGCATGGGAAGATGCATGCCAATGGAATGGCAAAGGTGTGATGCTCATACCAAAGGGAATATACAAGCTTTATCCTGTTAAGTTTACAGGACCCTGCAAAGGTTCCACGGCTGTGAGGATTGTTGGTAATCTTAAGGCTTCAACCGATATCACCGTTAATCCTTGGATTAATTTTCAGAGCGTCCATCGGTTGATAGTTGAAGGAAACGGTACTGTGGATGGTGAAGGTGCTTCTGTTTGGAGCAGATACGGTTGCAAACACAACCAAACTGCACACTGTCAGCCTCTTCCTATT TCAATTGGATTCAATTTTGTGACAAATTCAAAGATCAGAGACTTGAACATGCTCAACAGCAAAGGTGTTCACATGAAAGTATTTAGTAGCCAAAAAGTTATGATTACTGGAGTGAAGATTACAGCTCCGGAGGACAGTCCAAATACAGATGGCATTAATATATCGGAATCTCGGGACATAAAAGTGCACGAGTGCAACATAGCAACCGGAGATGATTGTGTATCGATGCTTAACGGAAATGAAAATGTGGAAATATTTCATGTTGCGTGTGGGCCTGGGCATGGTATTAGTGTTGGGAGCCTTGGAGAGAGCAGCGCAGGTAAAAACATGAGTATGGTTAAGGGATTGCATGTTAAGAATTGCAGTTTTAGTGGTACTGAAAACGGGTTGAGGATCAAAACATGGGCACCTTCTGAGCCGGGCTTAGTCAGTGATTTTGTGTACGAGAATGTAGAGATGGAGAATGCTAATAATCCCATAATAGTTGACCAGCATTATTGCCCGGACGAGCATTGTGACAAAAACCCACAATCATCGATCCAAATCAAGAATGTTACATTCAATAACATATGGGGACAATCAAGCACACAGATAGCAGTAAATATCCAATGTAGCAGCAAAGTGCCATGTTTACAATTCAAGCTTCAAGATATAAACCTGGATTATAATGGAAGAGGAGTAGCAAAATCAGAGTGTTCCAATGTGTATGGTCAAGCCTACGGTCGAGAGCAGCCTCCTGGCTGTCTTTAA
- the LOC141677820 gene encoding UV-B-induced protein At3g17800, chloroplastic, protein MQISSSVSGDVSVILSSTTRTSRSHIFRHLSPASLNRRPSLFSFKLEVGSDTTKAKTLTVKASGDPSPDSSRLAPLELESPVGQLLAQILQTHPHLLPAAVDQQLENLTNDRETQREEATSSQDLSLYKRIAEVKEKERQMAVEEIIYCLVVQKFLDSGISLIQKVSAATDPAGRVDFWPNQEHKLKSVHSPEAFEMIESHLSLVLGDRVVGPVNDIVQISKLKLGKLYAASIMYGYFLKRVDERFQLEQSMNTLPEGFKEEQPGFQQAVPQSPFWDPDSLIRLMPDDGDGGQLDSLEEKSYRLRSYVTYLDAETLQRYATIRSKEAISLIEKQTQALFGRPDIRIAEDGSLDTSSDEVVSVTFSGLTMLVLEAVAFGSFLWDAESYAELKYHFTKG, encoded by the exons ATGCAGATTTCAAGCTCCGTCTCCGGAGACGTATCTGTAATACTTTCCTCCACCACGCGCACCTCCAGATCTCATATCTTTCGCCATCTCTCTCCTGCATCTCTCAAT AGACGCCCTTCATTATTCAGTTTCAAGTTAGAGGTGGGATCAGACACTACCAAAGCAAAAACCTTGACGGTAAAAGCATCAGGAGATCCAAGTCCTGATTCGTCTCGGCTGGCTCCTCTTGAGCTTGAGTCCCCAGTTGGTCAGCTATTGGCACAAATCCTGCAGACCCACCCACATTTGCTTCCTGCGGCCGTTGATCAGCAGCTTGAGAACTTAACAAATGATAGAGAAACCCAACGTGAAGAAGCTACTTCATCTCAAGATCTGTCCCTCTATAA GAGAATAGCTGAAGTAAAGGAGAAGGAAAGGCAAATGGCAGTTGAAGAAATTATTTACTGCTTGGTCGTACAGAAATTTCTGGACAGCGGAATTTCTCTGATCCAAAAGGTATCAGCAGCCACAGACCCTGCTGGGAGAGTGGATTTTTGGCCAAATCAAGAACATAAGTTAAAATCTGTACACTCCCCTGAAGCATTTGAGATGATCGAGAGCCACTTATCGCTTGTTCTTGGGGATAGGGTAGTTGGTCCTGTAAATGACATTGTCCAGATCAGCAAATTAAAACTTGGAAAGCTGTATGCTGCTTCTATAATGTATGGATATTTCCTGAAAAGAGTTGATGAAAGGTTTCAGCTTGAACAATCCATGAATACCCTTCCTGAAGGTTTCAAAGAAGAGCAACCAGGCTTCCAGCAAGCAGTACCACAAAGCCCATTCTGGGATCCAGATTCCTTGATACGGTTAATGCCTGATGATGGAGATGGAGGACAATTAGATTCTCTTGAAGAAAAATCATATAGATTAAGATCTTATGTTACGTATTTGGATGCAGAAACACTTCAGAGATATGCAACTATAAGATCAAAAGAAGCAATATCTTTGATTGAAAAGCAGACGCAGGCATTGTTTGGGAGACCTGACATCAGAATTGCTGAAGATGGTTCACTTGATACAAGTAGTGATGAAGTGGTTTCTGTCACATTTTCCGGATTGACAATGCTGGTATTGGAGGCTGTTGCATTTGGTTCATTTTTATGGGATGCAGAAAGCTATGCTGAATTAAAATATCACTTTACAAAGGGCTGA